The sequence GTAAGGCAAAAAAGCATTATCACATCCCCTTGTTTATCTCTTTACACCAATTCAATGAAATGAATGGCCTATCCCACCAACACATAATCCTGCAAACACACAgacaccaaaagaagaagaagaagaagaagatatccTACCTGCTTCCGAAAGCACCTTAGACGATCTTCCTCAATCTTTAGAATGgttgagaatttttattttttttggaatttatatTGTAGTACAAGCTTAAATTGTACAACAGTCAAATCAAAGTTTGATTTCcagctaaaagaaaaaattccatAGGCAGCAGCTAGCTGCTGTTAAAAGGATTGTTGTTCTCTCATCTCTATACGTAGCTCCCTTCTCTTCTCCCTTTTCCTTTCGTTTTTGTCTAATGCACTCTTCTTATTTTCCATCTTTTTGTTCCTCCGATTGCCAAGGATTAATTACACCCTCCTTATTTCAATGGACCATGCATAAGCCTTAATTTTAGCATGAAAACATGGAAATTTGATGGGAGAAAATGATCCATATGGCACTTTGATATTTGATACAGTTAAAAGTATTTGACTCAATGATTAAAAATCATAGgcctctttttgttttttaatttaatgaacGGAAAATTTTAGGTATGGTTAATTCTTTAAGTGTTATACATTAGAATCGCCAATTAACTTCAATAATTTAAACCACATGATTAAGTTTGTTTATTAGTTAATACAATAATGTAGTTGAattcaattaaaagaaatttaagatATAGTATTTAAGAAATTGTAATTAAAGTTTGtcttaaaacaaatttattcgTTTTTCTGTTGTCAAAACCCTTTGACCCTTTCAACCTCATTATGACCacaaaaaatttgtaagtgAATAGTTACAGCTAGAATATAAATCCTCCATTTCATTTTATGTGTTCCGCTTTATATTCTACCAATCAAAACTTGTCAAAGAAGATTTGTATTCATTAATACTGTAACATACATGCACAACTTTCCATGGAAAACAAATTTACATCATATATGTAGGGTTGGCCTTTTGAACTTTCAAGTGACAAACTTGAGTGAATCTGAAGAATCATGCAAAAGgatatttagtaaaaaaatttaagaggaagaaaagaaacaatttaTCCGaaaaggaggaagagagaagaataaAGAACTGAGGTAAAACGTGGAAACATAtggagtttattttatttatttatgaacaCATATGAGGCTTTGCACAAGCACCCCTATGCCCCTCAAAGTGAAatatgaaaaaggaaaacaaaaagtttCATGGATCTTGCAAATCAAGTGATAGTTTAggataaatatttaaaatttacccaaactttataacaataaaaaatataaaaaccaagttatttataaataatttgggctcgatttggggaaaaaaaaaacatgtttatttttgttcatttagcaAAACAGCCAACTCAAGCTTAAATTTATGCTCAAACTGAGCTCAAACATAAAAATGTACTTATAAAGAGTATGAGGCttggttaaaatatatataataatatatgtttttatgtaGATTgtataaatgttaaaatatatttatatatacttgagattagattatataaatttgtaaaCAACTTTATAAGATATCAAATGATTATTTGCAATTAATTAACAATATTAAATAGTccattttatagtaaaattatatataaggtTAAACAACATAAGGTTcatggatttaatttttataatcatAAAAAGAAATCATTCTACCTAAttgattataataatataatttcaactatagtattttaattatttattaataattagcATATATATTTTAGGGATAAAAAATGTTAGTCTTAATGTTTACAATATGTGGGAAATAAATAAGTTAATCAAATAATTCGTAAATAAACTTGAgcttattttacaataaaatgaACTAAACTTGAACAAGCAATCTCATCTGGTAATGAGCATGAGCTCagcttatatttaaaaataaaaattaaatgaataatcTTGTTTAATACTTGATTGCTTGACTTGTTTACAACCTTACTTTTAGGGGGAGGAGGAATAAGAAGATAACTTTTTACCAGTTTAATTATAACCTGCCATGTCAATAgtcatgaaaaaaattgtgtgtcTAGCTAGCTGTGTTTTAAAGCAATGGTAGCACCTGATAAAGATATTAGATAAATTCGACACAAGTAAGAAAAGATCATCTTCCATAGAAGCCGGGCAATCTTGGCAACCACTAAGACAAGAACAAACCATGATGTCCATGTCAATagtcatgaaaaaaaatgtgtgtgcCTAGCAAGCTGTGTTTTAAAGCAATGGTAGCACTTGAGAAAGATATTCAATAAATTCGACACAATTAAGAAAAGATCATCTTCCATAGAAGCCGAGCAATCTTGGCAAACACTAAGACAAGAACAAACCATGATGTCCCTGAGAGCACGACTAGGCCAGCCACAAACTTATATCCCTTTCCAGGTGAAGCTCTCTTCCAAGGTTGATTAAGCATTTGGTAATTATGAGTAGGTGAAGGATGCTTGCTTGAGCCATTAATTTGTAATAGTTTATCAAAGGATTGCACCCCCAAGGACCAGCCACTATTATGAACTGGATTTTCCACAGCTGAGGCATGGCTTGCAGGGATGGACTCCAATAAGGATTGGAGACTTGAATAAATGGCACTTTGTGTTCCTGTAAACACATATTACAATTAtgaattaaaaagataaatataaatcaaagcCATAAAGGAGAATACTAATACTAGCATTATCACTTTCACACTGGTCCACCACACAACATGTCTGCTCAATTGTTGTGAAAGAATTTGTGAAAGTTGTGTCCTTAGACTGGAAAATACTAGTTCCACTTACCAGATTCTGTAACAGAAAAGCTTTCATATTCTTTGTGTAGTTCCCAGGGAGCAGTAGCTGGGTTATGAGACAATACTTCATCTTCATTAATTTTTGTTACTTCAAAATTGTTGTTCAGCTGGTAAAAAGTTGCAGTAATCAGATAATCAACAGAATATAAGTAAAATTATAACCAAAGCCTATATTGTAACATGGTTAGTGGGTTTAACACGGGTGAAGCCAGATTTTATTTCCAAGGGGGgccaattcataaaattataaagataaacaaacaaacaaacaaacataaacctagTTAGTTACCTTTGAAGACATATCAAGAGGCTCATGTGACCAATGTGGTTCCTGTAGGATCATTGGTTCCCCATCAATTGATTGAGGGATAGGAATATCAAGTATTGGATCATATAATATTTCTGAATAGTGCACACCAAATCCCCTATTAGGGTTAATTTCAGACTCTTTTGCTGCTCTCAAGAACTCATTCTGTTCAAGCAACATTTGATCTGTAACACAATCTGCTGCCTGACTATTGCAGATATAGTGACCATTAATCTTGTTAAGTTCTGCCAGGAAGCCAAGATCCTCCAAATCTTTGAATATATCACAACCATCCCAACTTGGTGGAGCTTCATGTTCACTTTGATTGAAATTGAACAAGTCCTGATACTGGTGGCAAACATGGAAAAATATTTGCTTAAGTAAAACTTGCTATATCATTGATGTTAACGAGtcacaacaaataataagaacaaaaatgaaagTCAGTCATCAAGCAATGCAATATCTAGTGCCCATTGCTCTTGTTATTGCAAATTGAACACCTTGATTTGCATATTTCAATCCATTGTTTGATGGATGTACTAGATTACGAAGCATATTATTAGGAAATTATGTGTGTGCCCTTATTTcaccccacccaaaaaaaaaaaaaaaaaaaaaccataagaaACTGACAGTAGTTTATATCCAATAGGACctaatttttaaatacatagtacagactttaaacctctttaagtcatactcattttccaatgtgggattaacccactgttttttcttttgagaatactgagagtatgtttggtaattgttttttctcttaattttttgttttcaaaaacaattttctatttttgagactaaaaaacttgtttggcaacctaAAATGGACGGAAAGCAAAatttgttctcaaaactcaatttgtgaaaaaaactACGAACATgcaaaatgcttttttttttagtttctaattttcaaaagtcaatgaaaacatgcatttaatttaatgtatctatctcatttaatgagttagtattagagtttaaatcctagtaataacatattttagtattttctatttttttctttaaaaaactatctttttaatttcaactaaccaaatatgtttttaatttaaaaaatacaagaaaattgttttttctttatattcccaaaaacaagtttttgaaaatagaaaacaaaactATTACCAAACATAACTTAAGTATTTAACAAACACACAGGGAGAGAGGAACAATATTTTGGATTTAATATTGCATAAACACTAAGTAATCTTTACCATAAAGAATTTAGAGATATAAACTTTGAATTGTTCATACTATATGCTGAAATAAAACCTCTAAACACACCAAAAGAAACTGACTTTATAACAAACATAGACAACAACAATAGTCAAGCCTTTGTCCTAAAATTTTGGAGTTAGTTATAGATTCTTATAGATTAGTTAGGGTCGGTTATAATTATGAGATATTATACCAAcctcatttttattattgttgtcgACAGGCCAAGTAGTTTCTTCAACCTTTGTTAAGTTATTGTCACCCTCTAAGGAAAAAGTAAATTCTCCACTTGACTCTGTTAAAATGGGAAAAGCCTCTATCGAAGATGAGAAGACGTTTGTGTCAACTGGCATGCTTTTCATCACCATAGATATCTTTTGATCATCATCAGCCATCACATGCTGTGAAGGGGGCTGGTCAGGAAGTTGAGGTGATTCAAAAGCAGCATTGTTTAGCATATCATTTTGACATGAGTCCCAATTTTCCTGGTTCAATGGTGTTCCACTCTGTACACCACTCTTATAGATAACTCTACAGAGTACATACAAATCCTGCATCATATGATTTacgccaaaaaaaaatctcagaaaACAGTGGCTAAATAgctagaacaattggcaaacaaTGCGATTGTCTATGAAGCTGAACTAATGTACTAAAGTTATTTAAGTAGAACCATACAAtaaggaaaaattattaaatacttcTGTAGTATAATGACGTGGTCTTCGcaccaataaatataaataatatataaaaatgatttttttcataGGATGCTCTAAAGCtaagaaaattgatttaaaaaatatttttagaaactttaatgaaaaaagaaaaaagcaattgatttttctaacatttttttttaaatatttcttataaaagtgatattaaattttttttttttttttataaaatgatttgtTAACAAATAATCCTAAGAGCACCCATTAACCTAAACCAATATATAGTATTATATCACTTGTATTTcaagagtatttaataattattcaaaaataaatgagagtCACcctccaaaaaggaaaaagggtacCTGTATGTTGATATCGAGGTCCTTATCAAGTAGTCTATATTCATGCATTACCCAACTTGTTCGGGCACCTCTTGGCGGCCGTCCAGTGTAAAAGACAAGGATCTTCTTCATTCCCAAATTTTGTTCCCCATGAGAAATAGTTCTATCTCTTCCACTAACTTTCCAGTATCCAAATTCATTAGCACGATTTATCTTTGAACCATTTGCGTGCTTCTTGTTTCGGGGACAAAAGAAGTACCACTCGTTGTCACTAGATTGATATTGACTTCTTCCTATTGTTgataaaaatgtaattaattaGTATTAGTTATCACATGACCAAGCTAAATGAAACTAAAACATATGttaagtttatatatgttttggtAAATCCTAGTgccaaaatatatcaaattatgatttatatataattgtgtCTACCAAGAGCtttgtaacttaattgacaTATTCAATACTATAAAGAAATTTTAAGTGAAGCttatttcattggaaagtagacaTTGCAGACTTCAAAACCAATGCAAATCTAGTctaatttggatttaaaatgaatgaaatatgACAGTTAAAAATTGGTACAAAGTGTTGTACCTAAAATTCATTTGACCCTTTATTTCATATCTATTTTAAAGCATTAGATATTAAAGGTATTGATTTATTTACATCTACTaattttgttcttcattttttttactttttcaatcCAAGAGTTAGGAGTATTTAACCCCaaattctctataaaaaaaaaaatcgaataaTGCTAATAAATCACAAGACTCTTAACATTCATATCACAcgtatatattatatatcaaGCAAATACCTGGAAGGTCCCAAGGAGAATATTTGTATAGGTCTAACTCCGAAATCACTTGGAAATGGGATGGGGCTCCCATGACTTTTCTCTTGAGATagtaatttaataattcaaCATCTGTTGGATGGAAACGGAAACCTGGTGGAAGAAATGTGTTTTCCATCGAATTGGAAACAGCTGGCACGGTACACCCCtgaggaaagaaaaacatagCATCAAATCATTTTctaccaaacaaaaaacaaagcatCAAATCGTTTATCAATTATGGCAATGAATTATGATCGTGTTAACTGGCAATATAAGTATGTGTTTAGTGCAAAACAATGTGAGTGGCCTTAAGCCCAATGACCTATACATATTAACACATAATTATGCATAAATTGTAAACTACACCTTAAATTTTAGTGCTTAATTTTCTTGGAATTTCACATTCGCAACTGCATACCACACAATTTAAgagcttttttcaaaaaaataaaacactgaCAGTTTGTCTGGACTTTGGATGGTTAAAATTaatacaacatttaaaaaaagttaaaaattagcaaattttttttgttataaatgtTTTGTTGCTAAACAAAATACTAGCTTTTATCCTTCTTCTAgatgctacaatttttttttttgatgggaaattCCCTTCTAGATGCTACAATCAATATGGGGAAGACAGGTACTGTGAATAATCATTTACTCATCCTTGAATTTCTAACAGTGGAATAAGCAGAAACAAGTCAACtgttcaagaaaagaaaaggtctCAGCTTCCCCAAAATTTATGACTAATGGCCTACAGGAGGGAAAAAATTCACTCTGTTTTCATTGTTTGTTTCTTCTCCCTCACATGAGAAGTCCACCCTTGAGGATCCATTTTCAtatgagaaagaagaaatatGCATCGAAAACATAGAATAACTTCTCCGACATAGTTTGCCACTATTTATTATGGcactaaaaactaataaatGGACATAGACATGGTTTTTGACTAAAATAGTCTAACATGCACTGTAAAACATACGTCATGGCTTGCCACTCTTTATTGCAACGTGGCCAGTATTTATTGCACAcaaatatatgaataaaattatatttcaattcaATTTCATATTCCATAATAAAGAGaattttaatgtttatttattgtttgagtCCGGTCGGTTCTTTTAaggtaattattaataaataattttaaaaaagttaatattatttttatgagaaaaatataaagttatttaaaaattcgattactttttttttctttttctcataaaaatttataaaaatacttcttaaattaatgtttttaaGACATCCGTTAACATTTTTGTTATTGCTTTTATCCTAGTTTCATATCCTTTCTTTGAccccacacacaaacaaagaaaagatgaacACACTTTCATGGTTTAATGATTTTgaagtttaaaattttcctatatATAATGCATGATTAGTCCATATAGTTgtaaagtaaacaaaataatcataatatatAGTTCAAGTACTACAACTTTAGGATTAGTTTATGATTAACTAGTATATAAA is a genomic window of Quercus lobata isolate SW786 chromosome 2, ValleyOak3.0 Primary Assembly, whole genome shotgun sequence containing:
- the LOC115974008 gene encoding NAC domain containing protein 52-like, which gives rise to MENTFLPPGFRFHPTDVELLNYYLKRKVMGAPSHFQVISELDLYKYSPWDLPGRSQYQSSDNEWYFFCPRNKKHANGSKINRANEFGYWKVSGRDRTISHGEQNLGMKKILVFYTGRPPRGARTSWVMHEYRLLDKDLDINIQDLYVLCRVIYKSGVQSGTPLNQENWDSCQNDMLNNAAFESPQLPDQPPSQHVMADDDQKISMVMKSMPVDTNVFSSSIEAFPILTESSGEFTFSLEGDNNLTKVEETTWPVDNNNKNEYQDLFNFNQSEHEAPPSWDGCDIFKDLEDLGFLAELNKINGHYICNSQAADCVTDQMLLEQNEFLRAAKESEINPNRGFGVHYSEILYDPILDIPIPQSIDGEPMILQEPHWSHEPLDMSSKLNNNFEVTKINEDEVLSHNPATAPWELHKEYESFSVTESGTQSAIYSSLQSLLESIPASHASAVENPVHNSGWSLGVQSFDKLLQINGSSKHPSPTHNYQMLNQPWKRASPGKGYKFVAGLVVLSGTSWFVLVLVFAKIARLLWKMIFS